Proteins found in one Sorghum bicolor cultivar BTx623 chromosome 1, Sorghum_bicolor_NCBIv3, whole genome shotgun sequence genomic segment:
- the LOC8065857 gene encoding transmembrane and coiled-coil domain-containing protein 4 yields the protein MATSSTLGQTQRYAAGALLALALRQAQTHQTVLLGSHGLDDEPHPDAATAVEPDARDLWTHESRGLLRPVLRFLEIDPKAWVGVEKTAASSDPKHHIGAFLRKVIEDEDDDDKARSERSDQELALAKAVDAMAMGLECGVVGCAAEALKPAESRHGSNSDDPALAAASTTRTKDSRKMAVLYMLLSACVADVNMAEEGMGSPRVTKGYDARHRVALRLLATWLDVTWNKMEAVEIMVACSAMAAAKEEEQSRESSSPNSRWENWKRGGIIGAAALTGGTLMAISGGLAAPAIAAGFTALVPTLHTLLPIIGASGFAAIATAAGHTAGSVAVAASFGAAGAGLTGTKMATRIGNVKEFEFKTIGQNHNQGRLAVGIFISGFAFSEDDYSKPWEGWKTNLERYILQWESKHVIGVSTAIQDWLASRLAIELMREGAMQTVLSGIISAFAWPATLVSAADFIDSKWSVAIDRSDKAGKMLAEVLLNGLQGSRPVTLVGFSLGARVVFKCLQELAQLGNNVGIVERAVLIGAPVSVQGEMWEPARKMVAGRFVNVYSTNDWILGITFRASLFTQGLAGIQDVHVPGVENVDVTELVVGHSSYLSLLEKILDHLELNTYYPVFHPCTE from the exons ATGGCTACGTCGTCGACGCTGGGCCAGACGCAGCGGTACGCGGCGGGGGCGCTCCTGGCGCTCGCGCTCCGCCAGGCGCAGACGCACCAGACCGTCCTCCTTGGCTCCCACGGCCTCGACGACGAGCCCCACCCGGACGCGGCCACCGCCGTCGAACCCGACGCCCGCGACCTCTGGACACACGAGTCCCGCGGCCTCCTCCGCCCCGTGCTCAG GTTTCTTGAGATCGACCCCAAGGCCTGGGTCGGTGTGGAGAAGACGGCCGCGTCCTCTGATCCCAAGCACCACATTGGCGCC TTCCTGCGTAAAGTGATCgaggacgaagacgacgacgacaagGCCCGGTCGGAGCGATCCGATCAGGAGCTGGCGCTCGCCAAGGCCGTGGACGCGATGGCCATGGGCCTGGAGTGCGGCGTCGTCGGATGCGCCGCCGAGGCGCTCAAACCGGCCGAGAGCCGCCACGGCTCCAACTCCGACGACCCGGCGCTGGCGGCGGCGTCGACGACGCGCACCAAGGACTCCCGGAAGATGGCGGTGCTGTACATGCTCCTGTCCGCGTGCGTCGCGGACGTGAACATGGCCGAGGAGGGCATGGGGTCCCCGCGCGTCACCAAGGGCTACGACGCCCGCCACCGCGTCGCGCTCCGCCTGCTCGCCACCTGGCTCGACGTCACCTGGAACAAGATG GAAGCTGTCGAGATAATGGTTGCTTGCTCTGCTATGGCTGCAGCAAAGGAGGAAGAACAGTCACGTGAGAGTTCGTCACCGAATAGCAGATGGGAGAACTGGAAGCGTGGAGGGATCATCGGCGCAGCCGCGCTGACAGGAGGAACACTGATGGCTATATCTGGGG GCTTAGCAGCCCCAGCAATTGCTGCAGGGTTCACTGCTCTAGTTCCAACATTGCATACACTTCTGCCTATTATAGGTGCTAGTGGTTTTGCTGCCATAGCTACTGCTGCTGGACACACTGCTGGCTCTGTAGCTGTTGCAGCATCGTTTGGAG CTGCTGGAGCTGGGTTGACTGGGACCAAAATGGCCACAAGAATTGGAAATGTGAAAGAATTTGAGTTCAAGACCATCGGCCAGAACCATAACCAGGGT cgCCTAGCAGTTGGCATCTTTATTTCTGGATTTGCCTTTTCTGAGGATGATTATTCAAAGCCTTGGGAAGGATGGAAAACTAACTTAGAGAG GTACATTTTGCAGTGGGAGTCTAAGCATGTAATTGGCGTCAGCACAGCAATACAGGATTGGCTAGCATCAA GATTAGCAATTGAGTTGATGAGGGAAGGTGCAATGCAGACTGTGTTAAGTGGTATTATTTCAGCATTTGCCTGGCCTGCTACCTTGGTGTCTGCTGCAGACTTTATCGACAGCAAATGGTCTGTTGCTATTGACAG GTCAGATAAAGCTGGGAAAATGCTTGCTGAGGTTCTGCTCAACGGATTGCAAGGAAGCAG GCCTGTCACTCTGGTCGGGTTTTCGCTAGGAGCTCGTGTTGTTTTCAAGTGCCTGCAGGAGTTAGCGCAACTGGGAAATAACG TGGGAATCGTTGAGAGGGCCGTGCTCATAGGTGCGCCGGTTTCAGTTCAAGGTGAGATGTGGGAGCCTGCCAGGAAG ATGGTCGCCGGAAGGTTTGTGAACGTGTACTCCACGAACGACTGGATTCTCGGCATCACTTTCCGCGCTAG CCTATTCACACAAGGTTTGGCCGGCATCCAGGACGTACATGTCCCTGGAGTAGAGAAC GTTGACGTTACCGAGCTCGTTGTCGGGCACTCTTCGTACCTGTCGCTTCTCGAGAAAATTCTCGACCATCTTGAGCTAAACACCTACTACCCTGTGTTCCATCCCTGCACAGAATAA
- the LOC8065858 gene encoding zinc finger CCCH domain-containing protein 44 — translation MDAGTGPGAEVLSPGEAEWPPELRLPPPPPVPEPPPPPARRAAPHLHLQPQPTPPAAATKREPSPPRHGEGFDDQQFLGSIMGAAAPHPHPPQQQQPPAAAAPVKRKRGRPPKNRDGAAPAPAPVKPVNKKDEEVVCFICFDGGNLVVCDRRGCPKVYHPACIKRDESFFRRRGKWDCGWHICSSCEKAVQYMCYTCTYSVCKGCIQQGKFFGVRGNKGFCDTCYGTILLIESKDDGAKVGVDFDDQNSWEYLFKLYWLDLKGKHSLTIEELKSAKTHWTVPTTAGRREKEESSDELYDASQDATFDTSSKKRRQNNSSGKRGRKRKIDGGITSRKCGISINSAGSLPNGSTGEGVSLPGDTKWASSELLEFIGHMRNGDSSYISQFDVQVLLLEYIKQNNLRDPRRKSQIICDARLSSLFRKPRVGHLEMLKLLEMHYLVKQAPTLNADSQRAIDSDSAQVNNGGYNELTDKLGSDKKRKAHKKIERELTINPDDYAAIDMHNINLIYLRRSLMEDLIDEVTAFSDKIAGAFVRIRISGLGNKQDMYRLVKVLGTHKVAERYTVGKKTTDYALEISNLEKKEIITMDTISNQDFTEEECKRLRQSMKFGLTARLKVGDVYEKAKIFQSLRFKDWLENEKQRLSHLRDRASETGRRKELRECVEKLQVLNTPEEKERMINEVPEVHVDPRMDPSYESAEEPDYKKAVDWTMHRNGPDQLFPGRKGTELNSVENHAQKSVDASGHISSLPTEDVDHRSGAGSNINLNNMAPEPASLGVLSNDTEPEKVWHYKDPNGNVQGPFTLLQLSRWASFFPRDLRIWLTFESEENSLLLTEVLPKQQQDFIQPSAVTTSDKSIWEGCGEDRINSNANNSSSPMGYNMVYSSALSSSSAECYGPTKDLKLLGGTSPSRSPKDAHALHEVQNQVNYSSTILSSAGPYVPPGSHDERVSRDRVGEWNSSQDNGGVWSPTTNHSRKSNAQQHPDGCVGKHQMQTESKCSSHVSVLTPQQSERDPATSLSTTSRPEFKAMCLQEGSSWSSATNAGAHDLQLSIALAKPESCSPTNPVEDRNSSSASAMSCQSGAPACIPQPDPTSTSSSRKIEASMDQRKTCQPDASSESFDRLPEPKSGSLFSLKTQDLLSEYPNPIPKLEGKETSVNQSGSTSVAHENLATKTCVGAPTSKIDSLQPLKERSCPTDRGSVNQLEHLFEDNVTKRNNEVVNPVSDAEGIAVSDVLESLTEQDCSLQNLMPASAEEEQPQYSSPIALSPWGEPSYYQGEAVDSALWGVQDDPGNDMWSMPSPTPGLQTSSGLGADGKDTSCIVEEARADQGDGAFVETLPTQGDKKMEHANSSASGSLVPEQVKPKASTASGLSLDGSTKALGWQPPGSSLEGSAKASGWKPPALSLAGIGNAAGSQASCPSTQGSTKSSGWQRSSSPDGSRKASAWQRSSTSPEGSGKAHGWQRSSSFTQGGTKSAGWQPSGSSTDRGAKVDGWQRTSSSPEGSRKASGWHSSGRESSKVTSGASENRKLSSSHQATTPTGRHSLAKKQASSDKGAAGWEEALGNSLEASKRQQGISDKNAGWGEAFGSNRSWHPSSGNPSRGSQGNHQHDRHFHSSDSRRGGSNYPRRSDNRHDHGSGGSSRPSSRGQSQRGVCKYYENGHCWKGSKCSYVHR, via the exons ATGGACGCGGGGACCGGCCCGGGCGCCGAGGTGCTCTCCCCGGGCGAGGCCGAGTGGcccccagagctccgcctcccgccgccgcctcccgtgCCGGAGCCCCCGCCTCCGCCCGCGCGAAGGGCCGCGCCGCATCTGCACCTGCAGCCGCAGCCGACTCCTCCCGCGGCGGCGACGAAGAGGGAACCGTCTCCGCCTCGCCACGGGGAGGGCTTTGATGACCAGCAGTTCCTCGGATCGATCATGGGGGCTGCAGCCCCGCACCCGCACCcgccccagcagcagcagccacctGCCGCCGCGGCACCGGTGAAGAGGAAGAGAGGGAGGCCGCCGAAGAACAGGGACGGTGCGgcgcctgcgcctgcgccgGTGAAGCCggtgaacaagaaggatgaggaggtggTTTGCTTCATATGCTTCGATGGGGGCAACCTCGTGGTTTGCGACCGGAg GGGTTGCCCGAAGGTGTACCATCCTGCATGCATCAAGCGAGACGAATCCTTCTTTCGGCGTCGGGGCAAGTGGGATTGTG GGTGGCACATATGCAGCAGCTGCGAAAAGGCAGTACAGTATATGTGTTATACTTGTACGTACTCTGTCTGCAAAGGATGTATCCAACAAGGCAAATTCTTTGGCGTTAGAGGGAACAAGGGCTTCTGTGACACATGTTATGGTACTATATTGTTGATAGAATCCAAAGACGATGGTGCAAAG GTTGGTGTTGATTTTGATGATCAAAATAGCTGGGAGTATCTTTTCAAGTTATATTGGTTGGATCTGAAAGGGAAGCATTCACTAACGATTGAAGAGCTAAAAAGTGCCAAGACCCATTGGACTGTTCCAACTACTGCTGGCaggagagagaaagaggagtcaTCTGATGAACTATATGATGCAAGCCAAGATGCTACTTTTGACACTTCCTCAAAGAAACGGAGACAGAATAACTCTTCAGGAAAAAGAGGACGAAAACGTAAAATAGACGGTGGCATTACTTCAAGGAAGTGTGGAATCTCAATTAACAGTGCTGGAAGCTTACCAAATGGATCAACAGGTGAAGGGGTGTCCTTGCCAGGTGACACAAAATGGGCATCATCTGAGCTATTGGAATTCATAGGACACATGAGAAATGGTGATAGTTCTTATATTTCCCAGTTTGATGTCCAGGTTCTTTTGCTTGAATATATAAAGCAAAATAACCTCCGTGATCCTCGCAGAAAAAGTCAGATTATCTGTGATGCAAGGCTTAGCAGTTTGTTTAGAAAACCACGTGTCGGTCATCTTGAGATGCTAAAGCTTTTGGAAATGCATTATCTTGTGAAACAGGCTCCAACATTGAATGCAGATAGTCAGAGAGCAATTGATTCAGATTCGGCTCAAGTAAACAATGGAGGATATAATGAGTTGACCGATAAATTAGGTTctgataagaagaggaaggctcATAAGAAGATTGAAAGAGAACTGACAATTAATCCAGATGATTATGCAGCCATTGACATGCACAATATCAATCTAATTTACTTGCGTCGCAGCTTGATGGAAGATCTTATTGATGAGGTTACTGCATTCTCTGACAAAATTGCTGGCGCTTTTGTGAGGATAAGAATTTCTGGTCTTGGCAACAAGCAAGATATGTACCGACTAGTGAAAGTTCTTG GTACACATAAAGTTGCAGAGCGATACACTGTCGGTAAGAAGACAACAGATTATGCTCTTGAGATCTctaatttagaaaaaaaagagattatCACAATGGATACGATCTCAAATCAGGATTTCACAGAG GAGGAATGCAAGCGCTTACGTCAGAGTATGAAGTTCGGTCTAACTGCTCGGTTAAAAGTG GGAGATGTCTATGAGAAAGCTAAAATCTTCCAATCTCTGCGATTTAAAGAT TGGTTGGAAAATGAGAAACAGAGGCTGAGCCATCTCCGTGACCGTGCTAGTGAAACTGGACGTCGAAAGGA ATTGAGAGAGTGTGTAGAAAAGTTGCAGGTTCTGAACACTCCTGAAGAAAAAGAACGCATGATTAATGAAGTTCCAGAAGTACATGTTGATCCCCGGATGGATCCAAGTTATGAATCCGCTGAAGAACCAGATTATAAGAAAGCTG TTGATTGGACCATGCATCGGAATGGACCAGATCAATTATTTCCAGGAAGAAAAGGGACAGAACTGAATTCTGTGGAGAATCATGCACAAAAGAGTGTGGATGCAAGCGGTCACATTAGCAGTCTACCTACAGAGGATGTGGACCACAGATCAGGTGCAGGAAGTAACATTAATTTAAACAACATGGCTCCTGAGCCTGcatcacttggagttttatCAAATGACACTGAACCAGAAAAAGTTTGGCACTACAAGGACCCTAATGGAAATGTTCAGGGCCCATTTACTCTTTTGCAGTTATCCAGGTGGGCAAGTTTTTTCCCACGTGACCTGAGAATATGGCTTACATTTGAGAGTGAGGAAAACTCACTACTGTTGACTGAAGTGCTCCCAAAGCAGCAGCAAGATTTTATTCAGCCTTCAGCAGTTACTACCAGTGATAAATCAATATGGGAAGGCTGTGGTGAAGATAGAATAAACTCAAATGCAAATAACTCTTCCTCCCCTATGGGTTATAACATGGTCTATTCTTCTGCATTATCTAGCTCATCTGCTGAGTGTTATGGTCCAACAAAAGATCTAAAGCTTCTGGGTGGAACTTCGCCATCAAGATCTCCGAAAGATGCTCATGCTTTGCATGAGGTCCAGAATCAGGTTAACTATTCATCCACAATTCTATCTTCAGCTGGACCATATGTACCACCCGGTTCTCATGATGAAAGGGTCTCAAGAGACAGGGTTGGTGAATGGAACAGTAGTCAGGACAATGGTGGTGTTTGGAGTCCAACCACGAATCATAGTCGGAAGAGTAATGCGCAGCAGCATCCTGATGGTTGCGTTGGGAAGCACCAAATGCAAACTGAATCTAAATGTAGTTCGCATGTCTCAGTTCTTACTCCACAACAATCTGAGAGAGACCCTGCCACTTCCCTTAGTACTACAAGTCGTCCGGAGTTCAAAGCCATGTGCCTGCAGGAAGGTTCTTCGTGGAGTTCAGCTACAAATGCTGGAGCTCATGACCTTCAGTTATCTATTGCTTTAGCAAAGCCAGAGAGCTGTTCTCCAACAAATCCTGTTGAAGACAGAAATTCGAGTTCTGCTTCTGCTATGTCTTGTCAGTCAGGGGCTCCTGCCTGCATTCCCCAACCAGATCCAACATCTACATCAAGTTCAAGGAAGATCGAGGCAAGCATGGATCAGCGTAAAACATGCCAACCTGACGCATCAAGTGAATCATTTGATCGGCTTCCTGAACCTAAAAGTGGCTCACTGTTTTCCTTGAAAACTCAAGATCTTTTGTCCGAGTACCCTAATCCTATACCAAAACTGGAGGGGAAGGAGACTTCCGTGAACCAGTCAGGATCAACATCAGTAGCACATGAGAATTTAGCTACAAAGACATGTGTCGGTGCACCTACTAGTAAAATTGATAGCTTGCAACCACTTAAGGAGAGATCATGTCCAACAGATAGGGGCTCAGTCAATCAATTAGAGCATCTGTTTGAAGATAATGTGACAAAGAGAAATAATGAAGTGGTCAATCCTGTATCTGATGCTGAAGGCATTGCTGTATCAGATGTGTTGGAATCGTTAACAGAACAAGATTGTTCTTTACAAAATTTAATGCCAGCTTCAGCTGAGGAAGAACAACCACAATACTCTAGTCCTATTGCATTGTCCCCTTGGGGTGAACCAAGTTACTATCAGGGTGAAGCTGTTGATTCTGCTCTATGGGGCGTCCAAGATGACCCTGGTAATGACATGTGGTCAATGCCTTCACCAACACCTGGTCTCCAGACTTCATCAG GTCTTGGAGCTGATGGAAAAGACACTTCATGCATCGTAGAGGAGGCGAGAGCGGACCAAGGAGATGGTGCTTTTGTCGAAACATTACCAACACAAGGGGATAAAAAGATGGAACATGCAAACTCAAGTGCCTCAGGTTCTTTAGTGCCAGAACAG GTAAAACCAAAAGCAAGCACTGCATCAGGTCTATCTCTAGATGGGAGCACAAAAGCTTTGGGTTGGCAACCGCCAGGCTCATCTCTAGAGGGGAGTGCAAAAGCTTCTGGTTGGAAACCACCAGCCTTATCACTTGCAGGGATTGGTAATGCTGCAGGTTCACAAGCATCGTGCCCCTCTACACAAGGGAGCACAAAATCTTCAGGTTGGCAGCGAAGTTCATCCCCGGATGGGAGCAGAAAAGCCTCTGCTTGGCAACGGTCAAGTACATCGCCAGAGGGGAGTGGAAAAGCTCATGGCTGGCAACGATCAAGTTCTTTTACCCAGGGGGGGACAAAATCTGCAGGTTGGCAACCCTCTGGTTCTTCTACAGATCGGGGTGCAAAAGTTGATGGCTGGCAACGAACAAGTTCATCACCAGAGGGAAGCAGAAAAGCTTCAGGCTGGCATTCATCAGGTCGTGAGAGCTCAAAGGTTACATCTGGTGCCAGCGAAAACCGTAAATTGTCTTCTAGTCACCAAGCGACGACACCAACAGGGAGGCACTCTTTGGCAAAGAAACAGGCAAGCAGCGACAAGGGTGCTGCTGGTTGGGAAGAGGCTCTAGGAAACTCTTTGGAAGCATCAAAGAGACAACAGGGAATCAGCGACAAGAATGCAGGCTGGGGAGAGGCTTTCGGAAGTAACAGGAGCTGGCATCCATCGTCTGGTAACCCCAGTCGGGGCAGCCAGGGGAATCACCAACATGACAGGCATTTTCACAGCAGTGATTCGCGGCGGGGTGGCTCAAACTACCCTAGGAGGTCTGACAATCGTCATGACCATGGCAGTGGTGGTTCGTCAAGACCCTCGTCAAGAGGGCAGTCCCAGAGGGGGGTATGTAAATACTACGAGAATGGCCACTGCTGGAAGGGCTCGAAATGCTCGTACGTGCACCGGTGA